The following are encoded in a window of Penicillium oxalicum strain HP7-1 chromosome II, whole genome shotgun sequence genomic DNA:
- a CDS encoding General transcription and DNA repair factor IIH subunit TFB2, whose protein sequence is MAASTSRPLEYLESLPGMTFNKLYQQPSTALAIFRRMLPDLAKCFVMALLYLKDPLPTHDLELWVKAESKKQRDNALSILGRLHILSKTLTSENVSAYMVTNPFASSLRKALMGSEDAQSFGVFSVVQNEHRVSIPELDEYARRQWEGVLGYMVGTSALSGQRDVSLSKGVKQLLQAGHLVEIRDRRVDITKDGFGFVLQDVNTQVWHILILYVESAEAIGMDSVEVLSFLFLLSSLELGQSYEKKYLSSVQLRTLADLADFGIIYQESPEATRFYPTRLATTLTSDSSALSSTVGSSLNGPASQPGASGAGSGFIVIETNYRLYAYTSSPLQISLISLFTTLKYRFPNLVTGKVTRQSVRRAIDMGITADQIISYLHTHAHPQLRKHNAGHSTSNTAGIPPSILPPTVTDQIRLWQLERDRLRATAGFLFKDFTTLQEYQAPCQYAAEIGVLVWKSDRKRMFFVTRHEQVAAFLRSKK, encoded by the exons ATGGCGGCATCTACGTCTCGGCCCCTCGAGTACCTGGAAAGCCTGCCTGGTATGACCTTTAACAAGCTGTATCAACAGCCGTCTACTGCGCTTGCGATTTTTCGGCGAATGTTGCCTGACCTGG CAAAATGCTTTGTGATGGCACTTTTGTACCTGAAAGATCCCCTACCGACCCACGACCTGGAACTCTGGGTGAAAGCAGAGAGCAAGAA GCAACGCGATAATGCCCTCTCTATTTTGGGTCGCCTTCATATTCTTTCCAAGACTTTGACTTCCGAGAATGTCAGCGCATACATGGTCACCAATCCGTTCGCATCCTCCCTTCGAAAAGCTCTCATGGGCTCCGAAGACGCTCAGTCCTTTGGTGTCTTTTCTGTTGTCCAGAATGAGCACCGTGTGTCGATACCCGAATTAGATGAATATGCGCGTCGTCAATGGGAAGGTGTATTGGGCTACATGGTTGGGACCAGTGCTCTCAGCGGCCAGCGCGACGTGAGCCTCAGCAAGGGTGTCAAGCAACTTCTTCAGGCTGGTCACCTCGTCGAGATTCGCGATCGACGAGTCGACATCACCAAGGACGGCTTTGGCTTCGTCCTGCAGGATGTCAATACGCAAGTCTGGCATATCTTGATCCTCTACGTTGAGAGTGCCGAGGCTATTGGCATGGACAGTGTTGAAGTTCTCTCGTTCTTGTTCCTGCTCAGTAGTTTGGAGCTGGGTCAATCTTACGAGAAGAAATATCTGTCATCTGTTCAGCTTCGGACGCTAGCTGACCTCGCCGATTTTGGAATTATCTACCAAGAGTCGCCTGAAGCAACGCGATTCTACCCCACGCGACTGGCGACCACACTGACCTCGGATTCAAGCGCTCTGAGCAGTACGGTGGGTAGCTCCTTGAACGGCCCTGCCAGCCAGCCCGGCGCATCCGGTGCTGGCTCCGgattcatcgtcatcgaaaCCAACTATCGCCTCTACGCATACACCTCGTCGCCCCTGCAAATTTCgctcatctccctcttcacTACCCTCAAGTATCGCTTTCCGAATCTCGTCACGGGTAAAGTCACCCGCCAGTCCGTACGCCGCGCCATCGATATGGGCATTACTGCGGATCAAATCATCTCCTATCTCCATACACATGCACATCCTCAACTGCGTAAGCATAATGCCGGCCATTCGACCTCGAACACCGCAGGTATCCCACCGTCTATTCTACCACCAACAGTCACGGATCAGATCCGACTGTGGCAGCTGGAACGCGACCGGCTCCGCGCTACTGCGGGCTTTCTCTTCAAGGATTTCACGACATTGCAAGAATACCAAGCTCCCTGTCAATATGCGGCGGAAATCGGTGTCTTGGTATGGAAATCCGATCGCAAGCGCATGTTCTTTGTGACCCGACACGAACAGGTTGCTGCATTCCTCCGCAGCAAGAAGTAG
- a CDS encoding putative esterase translates to MTALRFVKSVWESFRATSGLEPRLLNNLQVTAARPGTVNFELVIQKEHTNRLNILHGGTIASMVDLGGSLAVASRGLYATGVSTDLNVTYLNSGGRIGDKIMAEVTCDKFGKTLAYTNIKFTNAKGEVVARGSHTKYVSIAWKDPQNIVEEINKLQ, encoded by the exons ATGACTGCGTTGAGATTCGTTAAATCC GTCTGGGAATCCTTCCGGGCTACCTCGGGTCTTGAGCCTCG ACTTTTGAACAAT CTCCAAGTCACCGCCGCGAGACCTGGGACAGTCAACTTTGAACTGGTGATCCAAAAAGAGCATACA AACCGCCTCAATATTCTTCATGGCGGCACTATTGCGAGCATGG TTGATCTCGGAGGCTCCCTAGCCGTGGCTTCTCGAGGGCTTTACGCAACTGGCGTATCTACCGATCTGAATG TGACCTACTTGAACTCCGGGGGCAGAATTGGTGATAAAATCATGGCG GAGGTTACCTGTGATAAAT TCGGGAAAACCCTCGCATATACTAACATTAAGTTCACCAATGCAAAGGGTGAGGTTGTTGCTCGCGGGAGCCATACCAA GTATGTGAGCATTGCTTGGAAAGATCCTCAAAACAtcgtggaggagatcaacaagCTTCAGTGA
- a CDS encoding RNA helicase aquarius yields MAQSLESRPTVVDFREDNAWVKLAQEYWSDAKKVRKVKPDVIKQQLWDPLEAEGFATRSLLILENLNVLEKFLWPTYTEDASNHHILLIALIVSVKHREHLPIWNIFSDRADDFSSLFHRVLSMSIDPSLATTSRISIVSFIIGAFQSLENPLIRKECAPLVSISIWHNLAGDEARERVISKSPILKKAWRAANKRYEAGDDAVKAKIRFERSWLYTMLLIFLQKLNGSEKEQSENLLYEERFIELLVDLLSQLPTRRYVNTLLKDLNLLPVIRLSHLYRNPENALLRDLYSLLSHFVFFAIDDYSGEALSPQAVYDLHCQELARLQRTAMKHFKEKLTILALSNLGAIEQRSELQGQLSSLEESELQELCMHLGFRTTYPKSSNVTLDRQLYLEVLSSAYARRLSFQEAAARIKVLPTEDTLYDPALLRTESYDGSRPLAIPKLNLQYLSIGDFLWRSFLLYRSEAFFQIRKDMELVVKRMQPKAGRDGLVKFDGFSRMAIPISKPAIIEVAPAKVGSPNPAFVRAEIAIEVGRLAENVRKEWDSLRPDDVIYLLAVQTPSPSQIGSTIPVTDDLCMTHLRTAEIVQVLDEQGRALRQPAGAQTNGHQSRPRIRKLLVNLDAAAFKADKDRQSQGKQDIYPLLNVVARRKARENNFKSILETMQKLIVSDVALPSWLQDVFLGYGDPASAHYPQLANRLQSVDFLDTFLDWHHLVESFPGKTIEPSGTETSSFGPPYILNWPEDAPETASAMPPKKRRREQAKQSSDESSTIRVSTYKPPNPGPYPVDAPKLNRVRFTPAQVEAIASGVQPGLTVIVGPPGTGKTDVATQIINNLYHNFPKERTLLIAHSNQALNQLFQKITALDIDERHLLRLGHGEEELDTDTNYSKHGRVDSFLDNRTHYLSEVMRLAASMNVEGAHGNSCETAGYFNTVHVQPAWAKFWDHVGSDQVSVEEIITYFPFHVYFSDAPQPLFPEGASREALLDVASGCQRHIERIFSELEDIRPFEILRQQRDKANYLLIKEARVIAMTSTHAAMRRQEIADLGFHYDNVVMEEAAQITEIESFIPAAMQNLKNGELPLKRVVLCGDHLQNSPIIQNLAFRQYAHFEQSLFLRLARLGVPVITLDKQARARPSIAELFRWRYESLGDLAVTETAEEFKQANAGFQFDYQFINVPDYQGSGEREPTPHFIQNLGEAEYAVALFQYMRLLGYPADKISILATYAGQTALIRDVLGHRCAKNPLFGMPKIVTTVDRYQGEQNDYVILSLTRTRTVGYLRDVRRLTVALSRARLGLYILGRREIFETCYELQPAFERLLQRPDKLMLAPGEMFPSTRALDAPVEGTSMESVEHLGQYVFEMTQAKVKAMGAGDAAVEDATTNGEELPREEDEEMLGAGPDEGEDIV; encoded by the exons ATGGCTCAGAGTCTAGAATCTAGACCAACCGTGGTGGACTTCCGCGAGGACAATGCCTGGGTGAAGCTAGCGCAAGAGTACTGGTCCGATGCAAAGAAGGTTCGCAAGGTCAAGCCTGATGTGATCAAGCAGCAATTATGGGATCCTTTGGAAGCAGAGGGCTTCGCTACACGATCATTGTTGATTTTGGAAAATTTGAATGTTCTAGAAAA GTTCCTGTGGCCGACGTACACCGAAGATGCGTCAAATCACCATATTCTTTTGATCGCTCTCATTGTGAGCGTCAAGCACCGCGAGCATCTGCCGATATGGA ACATTTTCTCCGATCGCGCGGACGACTTCTCCAGCCTATTCCACCGTGTGCTGTCTATGAGTATTGATCCTTCGCTTGCAACCACATCGCGAATCTCCATCGTCTCTTTCATCATTGGCGCTTTCCAATCCCTCGAAAACCCTCTCATCCGTAAAGAATGCGCCCCACTGGTCTCGATCTCGATATGGCACAATTTGGCCGGCGATGAAGCACGAGAGCGCGTAATCTCAAAATCGCCGATATTGAAGAAAGCCTGGAGGGCGGCGAACAAACGATACGAAGCGGGAGATGACGCCGTCAAGGCTAAAATCCGATTTGAGCGGTCATGGCTGTACACTATGCTCCTCATCTTTTTACAAAAACTGAACGGATCTGAGAAAGAGCAGTCTGAGAATTTGCTTTACGAGGAGAGATTCATTGAACTGCTTGTGGACCTCTTGAGCCAGCTTCCGACTCGGCGTTACGTCAATACGTTGCTGAAGGATTTGAATCTATTGCCTGTCATTCGGTTGTCGCATCTGTACCGCAACCCGGAAAATGCGCTGCTTCGCGATCTTTACAGCTTGCTGAGtcactttgtctttttcgCGATTGACGATTACTCCGGTGAGGCGCTCTCGCCTCAGGCGGTCTATGACCTCCATTGTCAGGAGCTGGCGCGTTTACAGAGAACAGCGATGAAGCacttcaaggagaagctcaCCATCCTTGCGCTTTCTAACTTGGGCGCCATTGAACAGCGTTCTGAACTTCAAGGACAACTCTCATCTCTTGAAGAGTCAGAGCTACAGGAGCTGTGTATGCATCTTGGGTTCCGGACAACCTATCCAAAGTCCTCCAATGTCACCCTCGACCGACAGCTGTACCTTGAAGTACTCTCATCAGCTTATGCACGCCGACTTTCCTTCCAAGAGGCTGCTGCTCGAATCAAGGTTCTCCCGACAGAGGACACTCTCTACGATCCCGCATTGCTGAGAACGGAGTCGTACGACGGATCGAGACCGCTGGCCATTCCAAAATTAAATCTACAGTATCTGAGCATTGGGGATTTCTTGTGGCGATCATTCCTATTGTATCGCTCTGAAGCGTTTTTCCAAATACGAAAGGATATGGAACTGGTGGTCAAGCGAATGCAGCCAAAAGCGGGCCGCGACGGGCTGGTCAAGTTCGATGGCTTTTCACGCATGGCTATACCCATCTCCAAACCTGCCATCATCGAGGTGGCTCCGGCTAAAGTCGGATCTCCTAACCCTGCTTTCGTGCGAGCTGAAATTGCGATTGAGGTCGGTCGTCTCGCCGAGAATGTTCGCAAGGAATGGGATTCGCTACGGCCCGATGACGTGATATATTTGCTCGCAGTGCAGAcgccctctccttctcagaTCGGTTCCACGATTCCGGTGACGGATGATCTTTGTATGACCCACCTGCGTACTGCGGAGATCGTGCAAGTTCTCGATGAGCAAGGCCGTGCCTTGCGCCAGCCAGCCGGTGCCCAAACAAACGGACATCAATCTCGCCCAAGGATACGAAAGCTGCTTGTGAATCTCGATGCTGCAGCATTCAAGGCTGACAAGGACCGTCAATCTCAAGGCAAGCAGGATATCTATCCGTTACTCAATGTTGTTGCACGAAGAAAGGCAAGAGAGAATAATTTCAAGTCAATCCTTGAGACCATGCAGAAACTCATTGTCTCCGATGTGGCTCTACCATCTTGGCTGCAGGACGTATTCCTCGGTTACGGAGACCCTGCAAGTGCCCACTACCCACAGTTGGCCAATCGCCTGCAATCAGTAGATTTCTTGGACACCTTCCTTGACTGGCATCATCTTGTTGAGAGCTTCCCTGGCAAGACAATTGAACCTTCTGGGACTGAGACGTCCAGCTTTGGGCCGCCCTATATTCTCAACTGGCCTGAAGACGCCCCAGAGACCGCCTCTGCAATGCCTCCGAAGAAGCGTCGTCGTGAGCAAGCTAAGCAGTCGAGCGACGAGTCATCAACTATCCGTGTATCAACCTACAAACCCCCCAATCCTGGACCCTACCCGGTGGATGCCCCAAAGTTGAACCGCGTTCGTTTCACTCCCGCGCAAGTGGAGGCAATTGCATCGGGCGTGCAGCCTGGTCTCACAGTCATCGTTGGGCCGCCCGGCACAGGAAAAACAGACGTCGCGACACAGATCATCAACAATCTCTATCACAACTTCCCCAAGGAGCGCACCCTCCTGATTGCGCACAGCAATCAAGCGCTCAACCAGCTTTTCCAAAAAATCACTGCGCTTGACATTGATGAGCGCCATCTCCTTCGTCTCGGTCACGGCGAGGAGGAGCTCGATACGGACACCAACTACAGCAAACATGGCCGTGTGGACTCTTTCCTGGACAACCGGACTCATTATCTCTCTGAGGTAATGCGGCTTGCGGCATCAATGAATGTTGAAGGCGCCCATGGCAATTCTTGTGAGACGGCTGGATATTTCAATACGGTCCATGTTCAGCCAGCTTGGGCGAAGTTTTGGGATCATGTCGGCTCTGATCAAGTATCGGTTGAGGAGATTATTACCTATTTCCCATTCCATGTGTACTTCTCAGACGCTCCCCAGCCATTGTTTCCTGAAGGTGCCTCCAGAGAAGCCCTTTTGGATGTTGCATCAGGCTGCCAAAGACACATCGAGCGGATTTTCTCCGAGCTCGAGGATATTCGGCCATTTGAGATCCTGCGACAACAGCGCGACAAAGCCAATTATTTGTTGATCAAAGAAGCTCGGGTCATTGCGATGACCTCTACGCATGCGGCAATGCGACGCCAGGAAATCGCAGACTTGGGCTTCCACTATGATAACGTAGTCATGGAGGAAGCTGCTCAGATCACTGAGATCGAAAGCTTCATTCCAGCCGCCATGCAAAATTTGAAAAATGGTGAGCTGCCATTGAAGCGAGTTGTGCTATGTGGTGATCATCTGCAGAACTCGCCTATTATCCAAAACCTCGCTTTCCGTCAATACGCCCACTTTGAACAAAGTCTGTTCCTGCGATTGGCGCGACTTGGCGTTCCTGTGATCACGCTAGACAAGCAAGCTCGTGCTCGACCCAGTATTGCTGAGCTCTTCAGATGGCGTTATGAGTCCCTGGGTGACCTTGCCGTCACGGAGACTGCCGAAGAATTCAAGCAAGCCAACGCTGGATTCCAATTCGATTACCAATTCATCAATGTCCCTGATTATCAGGGGTCCGGTGAACGCGAGCCAACCCCACACTTCATCCAGAATCTGGGCGAGGCAGAGTATGCTGTTGCACTTTTCCAGTACATGCGTCTGCTCGGCTACCCGGCCGACAAAATCTCGATTTTGGCGACGTATGCTGGACAAACTGCTCTCATTCGAGATGTTCTCGGCCATCGCTGCGCGAAGAACCCCTTGTTCGGGATGCCCAAGATCGTAACAACAGTGGATAGGTACCAGGGAGAACAGAATGACT ATGTCATTCTCTCACTGACTCGCACACGTACGGTGGGCTATCTTCGTGACGTGCGTCGTTTGACGGTGGCGTTGTCCCGTGCTCGTCTTGGACTTTACATTCTCGGTCGCCGTGAAATCTTCGAGACTTGCTATGAACTTCAACCTGCCTTTGAGCGTCTCCTGCAACGACCTGACAAGCTGATGCTTGCGCCAGGTGAGATGTTCCCAAGCACTCGAGCGCTGGACGCTCCGGTGGAGGGCACTTCCATGGAGAGTGTAGAGCATCTTGGTCAGTACGTCTTTGAGATGACACAagccaaggtcaaggcgaTGGGTGCTGGTGATGCAGCCGTTGAGGATGCCACAACAAATGGCGAAGAGCTTCCACgggaggaagacgaggagatgCTTGGCGCCGGACCAGATGAAGGTGAAGACATTGTATAA